The following DNA comes from Hyphomicrobiales bacterium.
CCCATCGGCTCCTTGGTGCCACGGTCGGCGACCAGTTCAAGCCCGAGGAAAAGGCCCCGGCCACGAATATCGCCGACATTGGGATGATTGCCGAAGCGCGCGGTCAGGGCATCACGCAGCTTTGCGCCGGTCGGGTTTACGTGACCAAGCACATCATCATCTACCAGGCGATCAAGAACCGCATTGCCAATGGCGCAAGCCATCGGATGGCCGAGATAGGTATGTCCATGTTGGAAAAAGCCGGTCCCAGCTTCGATCGTATCGTAGATGCGGTCGGAGACCAGCAGCGCGCCGATCGGCTGAACACCCGCGCCAAGGCCCTTGGCAATGGCGATCATGTCCGGCGCGATGCCTTCCTGCTCGCAGGCGAACAGTGTGCCGGTGCGCCCCATGCCGCACATAACCTCATCCAAGATCAGGAGGACACCATGCCGGTCGCACACAGCCTTCATCTTGCGAAAATAGCCTTCGACAGGTGGCACGGCTCCCATCGTTGCACCAACGACCGGCTCAGCAACAAAGGCCGCCACGGTTTCCGGACCAAGGTCCTGGATTTTGTCCTCCAGTTCCTGTGCCAGGCGGTCGGTGTAGGCTGCGTCGCTCTCACCGGGTTGCTGGCCTCGGTAAGCGTTGCAGGGAGACACATGGTGCATGGCCGGTGACAGCATCGGCTCGAACTGGGCGCGGCGCCATTGGTTGCCACCGGCTGACAAAGCGCCCAGCGTATTGCCGTGATAGCTCTGCAGGCGGGCGATGATATTGGCCCGTTTCGGCTCGCCATTTTCCATGTGGAACTGACGGGCAAGTTTCAGTGCCGACTCCATGGCTTCCGAACCGCCGGACACGAAGTAGACGCGGTTTAAGTCACCGGGCGAAAAATCCGCCAGACGCTCGGCCAGCTCCTCTGCCGGGTCGGTCGTGAAAAAGCTGGTGTGCGCATAAGCGA
Coding sequences within:
- a CDS encoding aspartate aminotransferase family protein, producing MRSRHVFPRHTKADLPIAVGGDGPFIIDADGKRYLDACGGAAVSCLGHSDPKLKAALHEQVDRLAYAHTSFFTTDPAEELAERLADFSPGDLNRVYFVSGGSEAMESALKLARQFHMENGEPKRANIIARLQSYHGNTLGALSAGGNQWRRAQFEPMLSPAMHHVSPCNAYRGQQPGESDAAYTDRLAQELEDKIQDLGPETVAAFVAEPVVGATMGAVPPVEGYFRKMKAVCDRHGVLLILDEVMCGMGRTGTLFACEQEGIAPDMIAIAKGLGAGVQPIGALLVSDRIYDTIEAGTGFFQHGHTYLGHPMACAIGNAVLDRLVDDDVLGHVNPTGAKLRDALTARFGNHPNVGDIRGRGLFLGLELVADRGTKEPMGPSLGVAAKVKKRAMAEGLMCYPMGGTIDGQRGDHVLLAPPFIIEDDHIAMIVDRLETAITASLPH